The genome window AAACAAATAACCGGCTGAGGTATTCACCAGCACATAACCTTCGCCTGCAGCAGGACTGGCAATCACTTCACCTTTGACTTTAACGCGCCATACCAGCTCGCCGGTTTCAGGATTTAAAGCGACTACGTCGCCATTCTCAGTGCCGATAAAGATCTTATCGTAACCCTGGCTGATACCACCTGAAACACGGGCAGTTTCAGAACTCCAGAATTTCAGACCATCCAGAAAACTACCAGTGCCATCATCACGCACATCGAAAGTCCAAAGACGGTCGCCGCTTTCACGGTCAAAAGCCATCACTAAACCAGCGCGGCTGGCAGCAAAAACTTTGTCTTTATAAATTAATGGACGCAGCGCTGAATCATAATGTTCAACGCCATCACCGACAGACGCACTCCAAATTTCTTCGGGTTCAATTTTGTTGTTAATTTCCGGATAAACCAATTCTTCTTTGGAAGAACAAGCAGCCAAAGTCGTCAACAACACCAGCATTAAGCCGATACGGGACCTGAATAACTTCACTCTTACACCTTAAGCAGCAGTTACGTGCGCCAGTTCATCTAATTTCACTTTCAGAATTGGATTCTGAGCATCTTTTGTAGCGGCAACAGCAGCCTGATAAGCAGTTTTAGCTTTGGCCAGTTCACCTGAATTCAGCAGCACGTCACCTGTCAGCTCTTGCTGTTGTGCTTTAAATGCCTCAGGCACAGCCAAAGCTAATGTAGCTAAGGCAGCCGGATAATCTTTTTGTTCGTTTTGTACACGAGCCAGACGCAACTGCGCCAGAGCTTTGATTTCTGGTTGTTTAGCAGTAGTTACTACCCAGTTCAGCTGTTTGGCTGCACTAGCGTAATCTTCTTTTGCAACAGCTTCTTTGGCAGCTACAAAAGCAGCCAGCAGAGCGTAAGAAGAGTCACTGTTTTTATCAACAAAAGTTTGGAACTGCGCTAATAACTCAGGGTTATCTGCGGCTTTTTGTTGTTGTTCCAGCAATTGGGTATAAGCGCTTGAAGCGGCCATAGTGGTTTCCAGCTGCTGGTCCTGGAAATAACGCCAGCCGTACAAACCACCTAAACCTAACACTACACCAGCGATAATAGCGGTGCCGTTTTCTTTCCAAAAGCGCTTAATTGCTTCGACTTGTTGTTCTTCGCTGTTGTAAATTTCCATCTTCGATCCCTTTAAACCAGCTGCTTTATAAAAGCGCTTAATTCAGTCAATTTAATATTTTGTTGTGGCTTTTCTTCTCTGAGCCATTTCAGCGTAATTTCGCCTGCAGCCAGTTCAGTTTCACCTAATAACAGCCCAAGGCCAGCACCAGATTTATCCGCTTTTTTCAGTTGTTTCTTCAAATTGCCACCACCTGAATGCGTCATTAAACGCAAGTCAGGTAAATCATTCCGCAGGCCTTCGGCAATAGAAACTGCGGCAAGTTCCGCGCTCTCGCCTAAGGCCATCAGATAAATATCAGTTTGGGCCTGGGCTTGTGGCAATAAGTCTAAGGTTTGCAGCAATAATACCAGCCGCTCCATACCTAAGGCAAAACCAACTGCAGGAGTGGCTTTACCACCCAGCTGTTCCACTAAACCATCGTAGCGGCCACCGGCGCACACTGTGCCTTGTGAACCTAAGCTGCTGGTAACCCATTCGAATACAGTTTTGTTGTAATAATCCAGGCCACGCACTAAACGTGGGTTGATGACAAACTCTACGCCAGCGGCTTTTAAACGCTTTTGCAGACCATCAAAATCAGCTTTGGATTCATCATCTAAATAATCTAACAACTGTGGCGCTTTGCCCAGCATGTCTTGCATCACCGGATTTTTGCTATCCAGTACCCGCAGCGGATTGCTGTACATGCGGCGTAAGCTGTCTTCATCCAGCAGTTCTTTATGCAGCTCTAAATACGCCACTAAAGCAGCGCGGTAATCAGCACGAGCCTGATTCGAACCTAAAGAGTTCAGCTCCAGAGTCACATGAGCAGATAAACCTAATGTTTTCCACAAACGGGCACTGAGTAAAATCACCTCAGCATCAATGTCCGGACCTGCCATACCAAAAGCTTCTAAACCAAACTGGTGGAACTGGCGGTAGCGGCCTTTTTGCGGACGCTCATGGCGGAACATTGGGCCCATATACCACAGGCGTTGCTCCTGGTTATACAACAAACCATTTTGGTTGGCTGCACGCACGCAAACTGCAGTGCCTTCAGGGCGTAAGGTCAGGCTGTCACCATTGCGATCGGCAAAGGTATACATTTCTTTTTCAACGATGTCAGTCACTTCACCGATAGAACGCTTAAACAGTTCCGTCATTTCGACTATAGGAAAACGAATTTCTTCGTAACCATAGTTGCGCACTGTTTTACGTAAAATCTGTTCCACGTACTGCCACGCCGGGGTATCCGCAGGTAAGCAGTCGTTCATGCCACGAATGGCCTGGATATCTTTTGACACGGGTTTTATCTCTTTATCCTAAGCGGAGGATGCAGCGAGGCTGCTCAGTCCAGCTGTTTAATTTCAATCAGTCGTTTTTGCTCTTCCAGATACAAACGTATCTGAGCTTCCAGCTGTTCTGCGACAGTGTTGTTATCAATACGTAATTTCTGGCGCTGACCTTTGAGGTAAAAACCACTCATACGGTTCGCACCAGCTACACCTAAATCAGAAACTAAGGCTTCACCAGGACCATTCACTACACAACCAATGACGGATACAGTCACAGGGTCGATGATATCTTCCAGTCGCTGTTCCAGCTCGTTCATGGTTTTGATCACATCAAATTCCTGACGGGAACAGCTTGGGCAGGCAATAAAATTAACACCGCGGGAACGAATGCGTAGTGATTTTAAAATATCAAAACCCACTTTCACTTCTTCAACCGGATCAGCCGCCAGTGAAATACGTAAGGTATCGCCTATGCCTTCAGATAACAGCATACCAAGACCAATAGCAGATTTAACTGAACCAGCACGAGCACCGCCTGCTTCAGTAATACCCAAATGCAGCGGTTGTTTAATTTGTTTCGCCAGCAAACGGTATGCACCTACAGCTAAAAATACGTCTGATGCTTTGACACTGACTTTAAACTGGTCGAAGTTCAGACGGTCCAGAATTTCGACATGGCGCATTGCTGATTCCACCAAAGCTTCTGGTGTAGGTTCGCCGTATTTTTCCTGTAAATCTGCTTCAAGCGAGCCGCCATTCACACCAATACGGATAGGAATATTTTTATCGCGTGCCGCTTCAACCACAGAGCGGATACGGTCTTCACGGCCTATATTGCCCGGGTTGATACGTAAACAGTCGACACCGTATTCAGCCACTTTCAGCGCGATACGGTAATCAAAATGAATATCGGCCACCAACGGAATAGGCGATTGCTGTTTAATCAGCTTAAAGGCTTCTGCCGCTTCCATCGTAGGCACAGACACACGCACCAAATCAGCGCCCGCTTTGGCAATGGCATGAATTTGCGCCACTGTAGCTGCCACATCTGTGGTTTTGGTATTGGTCATTGACTGCACTGCAATAGGGGCATCACCACCTATCAGTACATTGCCTACTTTGATCTGGGTCGACTGGCGTCTTTTAATAGGATTTTCTGCGTAACTCATCAGTTTTGTCCGAGGGTTAACCGGGCGACCCGACCTGTTGGATAACCTGACAGGTCAATGGCTTCGCCATTAAAGCTAAGAGTGGCTGCGGCTGCGTTGCCTAATAAAACTTTGACTGGCGCAACACCACGTAAATTTAACTGTTCACCGGCCTGACGACTACCAAACACCAAACGTTTGCCCGTCGCATCAACCACATCCACCCAACACTCTGCATTCAGTGACAAATTGATAGTGGCATTAGCCGATGCATCAACAGCTGCTGCAGTCTGAGTTTCTGTAGCTGAGGATTCAGTTTGAGTCGTAGGCTGATCAGTTGCAGTATCAGCAGTTGCAACAACCGGAACGTCATTTGTTACCGGTACTGATGTCTGAGATTCGTTCTGAACCGGAGTGGTGACTGCAGGAATTGATTGCTGCAATTGTGGTTCACTCTGAACCGGTAATGTCACAGCATCTGCGTTAGTAGTTGCGGAATTTGAATCTGTTGTAGTCTGCGGCACTGTTGCAGCAGGTTGCGTCACTATGGCTTGTGACTGCGACGGTATCACAGTAGGAACATCTGCGTTTAAACTAGTTTGTGGCGCAGTGGTAAGAGCTGGTGTATCAGTCGCTGTTGGCGAATGATCCAACTGAGTGACAGGAATGCTGTTCTGTTGCGTCTGTGGCTGTTCGGTTGGCT of Rheinheimera sp. MM224 contains these proteins:
- the ispG gene encoding flavodoxin-dependent (E)-4-hydroxy-3-methylbut-2-enyl-diphosphate synthase; translated protein: MSYAENPIKRRQSTQIKVGNVLIGGDAPIAVQSMTNTKTTDVAATVAQIHAIAKAGADLVRVSVPTMEAAEAFKLIKQQSPIPLVADIHFDYRIALKVAEYGVDCLRINPGNIGREDRIRSVVEAARDKNIPIRIGVNGGSLEADLQEKYGEPTPEALVESAMRHVEILDRLNFDQFKVSVKASDVFLAVGAYRLLAKQIKQPLHLGITEAGGARAGSVKSAIGLGMLLSEGIGDTLRISLAADPVEEVKVGFDILKSLRIRSRGVNFIACPSCSRQEFDVIKTMNELEQRLEDIIDPVTVSVIGCVVNGPGEALVSDLGVAGANRMSGFYLKGQRQKLRIDNNTVAEQLEAQIRLYLEEQKRLIEIKQLD
- a CDS encoding YfgM family protein, with product MEIYNSEEQQVEAIKRFWKENGTAIIAGVVLGLGGLYGWRYFQDQQLETTMAASSAYTQLLEQQQKAADNPELLAQFQTFVDKNSDSSYALLAAFVAAKEAVAKEDYASAAKQLNWVVTTAKQPEIKALAQLRLARVQNEQKDYPAALATLALAVPEAFKAQQQELTGDVLLNSGELAKAKTAYQAAVAATKDAQNPILKVKLDELAHVTAA
- the hisS gene encoding histidine--tRNA ligase, translating into MSKDIQAIRGMNDCLPADTPAWQYVEQILRKTVRNYGYEEIRFPIVEMTELFKRSIGEVTDIVEKEMYTFADRNGDSLTLRPEGTAVCVRAANQNGLLYNQEQRLWYMGPMFRHERPQKGRYRQFHQFGLEAFGMAGPDIDAEVILLSARLWKTLGLSAHVTLELNSLGSNQARADYRAALVAYLELHKELLDEDSLRRMYSNPLRVLDSKNPVMQDMLGKAPQLLDYLDDESKADFDGLQKRLKAAGVEFVINPRLVRGLDYYNKTVFEWVTSSLGSQGTVCAGGRYDGLVEQLGGKATPAVGFALGMERLVLLLQTLDLLPQAQAQTDIYLMALGESAELAAVSIAEGLRNDLPDLRLMTHSGGGNLKKQLKKADKSGAGLGLLLGETELAAGEITLKWLREEKPQQNIKLTELSAFIKQLV
- a CDS encoding RodZ domain-containing protein, translated to MTTELTQPSSAPTALSAGQILRQAREQQNLTVAQVAQQLNLGKSLIDDLEMDQVDAKLSSTFVRGYLRSYAKLLKIPAQQVLDAYSSNSKGLHQVPSLTRSFSKRTAKEATENRFMWVTYFVIAVFVVLLVLGFWQSRFGGSASGSALPMAQTDETMLASEEAKPVETQSYQPTEQPQTQQNSIPVTQLDHSPTATDTPALTTAPQTSLNADVPTVIPSQSQAIVTQPAATVPQTTTDSNSATTNADAVTLPVQSEPQLQQSIPAVTTPVQNESQTSVPVTNDVPVVATADTATDQPTTQTESSATETQTAAAVDASANATINLSLNAECWVDVVDATGKRLVFGSRQAGEQLNLRGVAPVKVLLGNAAAATLSFNGEAIDLSGYPTGRVARLTLGQN